Proteins encoded together in one Entomobacter blattae window:
- the betC gene encoding choline-sulfatase — protein MPNRAPNFLVIIADQLTTSVLPTIMGGHENSVVIAPTLLHMARNGTSFCNAYTNSPLCGPSRGVLMTGLLPSHSGIYDNASEWPAALPTFGHRLRIAGYQTILSGKMHFVGPEQLHGFEERLNTDIYPADFTWVPNWLEPDYRPNWYHSMDSIQNAGTVLRSNQIDYDEEVAFLTRRKLFDLARKRNGYDPFCLIVSFTHPHDPYNIEPQWWNLYKDTNIPLPRVSWPQNPHPSLVRIAHTCGMTGRDFTQDQIQHTRRAYLGSISYIDHQIKQLLHTLEETDLAKNTIVVFTSDHGDMLGEHGLWYKMSFLEGSTRVPLIFYNPHFIPTQQVPHAVSLIDLGQTLCDFAGTPDISTEWQGKSLKPHIDKKGGHDEVYGEYLGEVTLAPTTMIRKQEWKYIHTPGDPDLLYNLVHDPYEQTNLAEQKAYHQITEHFLQESKKRWNYDALYKDVIKSQKQRALVHKALMSRTYQPWDYEKPGQAHQVYIRNHTPLEDLEAKARLLPNNEEKLL, from the coding sequence ATGCCCAACCGTGCCCCCAATTTTTTAGTGATCATTGCCGACCAGCTCACGACATCTGTTCTTCCCACAATTATGGGCGGGCATGAAAACTCCGTTGTTATTGCCCCTACCCTTCTTCATATGGCTCGTAACGGGACTTCCTTCTGTAATGCCTATACCAACAGCCCCTTATGTGGCCCCTCTCGTGGCGTGCTGATGACGGGCTTACTCCCCTCTCATAGCGGGATTTATGATAATGCCAGCGAATGGCCCGCCGCCTTGCCAACTTTTGGACACAGGTTGAGGATTGCTGGCTATCAAACCATTTTATCGGGGAAAATGCATTTTGTTGGCCCCGAACAACTGCACGGCTTTGAGGAAAGACTCAATACAGATATTTACCCTGCCGATTTTACATGGGTGCCGAACTGGCTGGAACCAGACTATAGGCCCAACTGGTATCATTCCATGGATTCTATCCAGAATGCCGGAACCGTTTTACGGAGTAACCAAATTGACTATGATGAGGAGGTAGCCTTTCTCACCCGGCGAAAACTGTTTGATCTAGCACGCAAACGCAATGGTTATGATCCTTTCTGCCTAATTGTATCGTTCACTCACCCCCATGATCCCTATAATATAGAACCCCAATGGTGGAACCTGTATAAGGATACCAATATTCCGTTACCCCGCGTTTCATGGCCCCAAAACCCCCATCCTTCGCTTGTTCGAATAGCCCATACCTGTGGCATGACAGGAAGGGATTTTACCCAAGACCAAATCCAACATACACGTCGGGCTTATCTGGGCTCTATTTCCTATATTGATCATCAAATCAAACAATTACTTCATACGTTAGAGGAAACTGACCTCGCCAAAAACACCATCGTTGTTTTTACCAGTGACCATGGCGATATGCTGGGCGAACATGGTTTATGGTATAAAATGTCGTTCCTGGAAGGGTCTACACGGGTGCCGCTTATTTTCTACAACCCCCATTTTATACCCACCCAACAAGTTCCTCATGCGGTTTCTCTTATAGATCTTGGGCAAACCCTATGCGATTTTGCGGGCACTCCCGATATTTCTACGGAATGGCAAGGAAAAAGCCTGAAACCTCATATCGATAAAAAAGGCGGGCACGATGAGGTCTATGGTGAATATTTGGGTGAAGTGACTTTAGCCCCCACCACCATGATCCGTAAGCAAGAATGGAAATATATCCATACCCCCGGTGATCCAGACCTCTTATATAATCTGGTTCATGATCCTTACGAGCAAACAAATCTTGCAGAACAGAAGGCTTACCACCAAATTACCGAGCACTTTCTGCAGGAATCCAAAAAGCGGTGGAATTATGACGCCCTTTATAAGGATGTTATCAAAAGCCAGAAACAACGCGCACTTGTTCACAAGGCCCTTATGAGTAGGACCTATCAACCCTGGGATTATGAAAAGCCTGGCCAGGCCCACCAAGTCTATATTAGAAACCACACCCCCCTTGAAGACCTTGAAGCCAAAGCCCGCCTCTTACCAAACAATGAGGAAAAGCTATTATGA
- a CDS encoding MFS transporter, producing the protein MGQFMVFTYLRPFLETVTHVDVSTLSLILLIIGVADFVGTLLIGMLVKEWLYKTLVVIPILMAAIAIFLIPLGSFTIATTLLLGVWGFLGTSAPVGWWTWLARTLPKNAETGGGLMVAIIQLTIMLGSTTGGILYDKLGYYVTFGVSAIILLIAASLSALAAARSKAATNPIKSSNHSPVQGAEK; encoded by the coding sequence ATGGGCCAGTTTATGGTGTTTACCTATCTACGACCATTCCTTGAAACGGTAACCCATGTTGATGTTTCAACACTCTCTCTTATTCTTCTCATCATCGGCGTGGCAGATTTTGTAGGCACACTCCTGATTGGCATGCTCGTAAAAGAGTGGCTGTACAAAACACTTGTTGTTATCCCGATTTTAATGGCCGCAATAGCCATATTCCTAATTCCCTTGGGAAGTTTTACGATAGCAACAACGCTCTTGCTAGGGGTTTGGGGTTTTCTGGGAACCTCAGCACCCGTAGGGTGGTGGACATGGCTTGCAAGAACACTGCCAAAGAATGCGGAGACGGGAGGAGGGCTTATGGTAGCCATCATACAGCTTACCATCATGCTGGGTTCTACAACCGGTGGCATTCTGTATGACAAATTGGGGTACTATGTAACTTTTGGCGTAAGTGCAATCATCCTTCTTATAGCCGCCTCCCTTTCTGCTTTGGCAGCTGCCAGAAGTAAGGCTGCCACAAATCCTATAAAAAGCTCTAACCACAGCCCTGTGCAGGGTGCAGAAAAATAA